Sequence from the Myotis daubentonii chromosome 20, mMyoDau2.1, whole genome shotgun sequence genome:
GGGCTCCGTGCCCAGGCAGCCCCAGcaaccccccttccctgcctcccggGGCTCCTCCCCGCTGGCAGGGTCCCCGGCCCGGTCTCCCTGCTTTCTCTGCCTCCGCTCGGCCCTCGGGCAGAGCCGGGCCCCGCGTCCCAAAGCCCAATCTCAGCGCTACGGTCGACCCATAACCTGGGGCCCCGGCAGATTGGGGTTCCCCGCCCTGCCCTACAAAAACGGGAGACCAGCCCCGGCCTGACTCAAAACAAACAGCTGGGTGCAGAGCCCGTGGGCGGAGGAGGTGGGGCCGGCTGCACATGCCCAGGGCCCCGGGTCCTCCTGCTTCCACACAGGGCTGGCCGAGCCCGCCTCCTGCGGCCCCTGCGTGGACCAGCCGGGTGTCCATGGCAAAGCCGCACACGGCAGCTGGGAGCGCCCGCCTGCAGCTGGCGAtgggcctggtgccacccgccaCGCCCCTGCCTGCGGGCTGCAGCCCCCCCCCACGCTGTCccttcctggggggtgggagtggggcgtgGGCACTGTCTGTCGGGCATCTGCCTCGCAGCGCCcgccgcccctcccacccccaggactgcCGGGGCTAAAGTGCCCTGACGAGGAGGGAGCCGGTTAAACATTAGCCCCAATGGCCCCCTGCGAAGCCGGTCAGACTCCCCGCAGACTGCGGCTGGACAGCCAGAGGGGCAGCTTCGTTCCGGGTGGGTGAGCCGCTACCCAGCCCAGGACAGGCGGCCGGGGCCCGTGTGGACAGACGGcagcctcctctcctggcccAGCCAGGCTCTCCCCGAAAGCCCCACAACTTGTGACGTGACGTGAGGGCGAGGCTCTCGCTCCCacaacaccccccccacccccctcccgagctggcctgggggtcccctgagcCTGGGCTGAGCAGCATGAACTCTATAAGCCCCGGTTCAGCGCTGCAGTCAAGGtcaggaggcccagagagggacagcGACTTCCTCGAGGTCACAGacccagcccggctggcatggctccgtggttgagtgccaacctatgacccaggaggtcagggttcgattcccggtcaggacacatgcccgggttgtgggctcgatccccagcgtggggcgtgcaggaggcagccggtccatgattctctctcatcatggatgtttctctctctctctctctctctccctctccgtccctctctgacatcaatacaaatattttaaaaagatcacagaCCTAAACCAGGATGAAAACACAGGCCCCCTGAGAACCCTGGGTGTGGGCAGAGCTTGGTCCCAGCCAGAGGCCGAGGCCCGGGGCCTGAGCCggtcctggcccagccctgaccccacCCTGTGCTCGGGGTTCAGGAGAGAAGTAGGGCCTCACCTGGGAGCCGGGGCAGGTGTTCTGAGCCGGGGAGCCctgggaggagtgtgtgtgtgtgtgtgagtgtgtgtggggggacttGTGGCTGTCAGGTGTGACTCCCACCCCAGCTGGCTGGGGGCCGGGGATccccttgcccccctccccccacgggggCCGCCTTGGGGAAGGAGCAGCTGCCCTATGAGGGTGGGAAATTCCAGGGCCTGACGTCCGGCCTGGCAGCAGCAGGTGACCCCTCCGGGCTGCGGGCTGGGAAGTCTCGGGAACCCCTGTCCCCGACCGGGGACTTCCGTGTGACGGGGCGTCTTCGCGGACGCCCCGGGGGAAGTGAACCTGGTGTGGTTAACACACGGACCACGGAAAGCATTTCACAGGAACATCTCCCGTCGGAAGAACAGGGGGGCGCACACTGAGGAGGCCCCGTGGGCCCCTCTCCCCATCGCCCTCCCTCGAAGGAGGACATGCCCGAGAGTTTGTGTCTCcttcccatttgtttacttatttgtgttttttgtttgtttgttttgttttgattgatttccgagaggaagggagagagagagaaacatcactgaggagagagagtcatgggccggctgcctcctgcacgccccaccctggggatcgagcccacaacccgggcctgtgccctgaccgggaatcgaaccctgacctcctggttcctaggtcgacgctcaaccactgagccacgccggccggccgggctGTCTGTGAGTTTTTATAGCCGCAGGGAGAGCGTTGGattttagacttttattttttaaaaattttgtacttgattcatttgagagagaaggaggggaaggagaaggagagaaacatggatttgttgttcctctCATGGATGCAAATCGAGTCACGGATTAGTGTttcatgcgccctgaccaggcatcgaacCGGCGGCCTTGGCCTATCCGGCCGAGGCTCTAACCAGCGGAGCCGCCGGCCAGGGCAGCCTCTGGACTGTTGGATGCGGACTGCCCCCTGGCCTCGTGGAGTGTCCGGGGAGGGCcgggccccagggcctcctggcaACTCTGGTCCACCTGGAAGATGCTCTTCCGCGCGCCCAGCCCGGGTGGGAAGCAGCTGCAGGCGAGGGAGCCAGGTGGCGCCGGGGGCGCTGAGCGGCCTCCAGCTGCCCCCCATCCAGGCCCCGTTAGTGACCCGGGGGAAGCCGGAGCCTCCGGGGCCTTCACCGCCTCCGCCCCAAGTCCAGCACCAGCAAGGAGGACAGAGCCCCCGCGCCTTCCGGTCCCCGCGCCCGGGTCGCGCCCGGGTTCGCAGAACCGGAGCCGCGGATCGCGCGGTGGGAGGGCCCGGCCGGCCAGTGAGGAGCGCGCGCCCGGGGTCCCCGGGGTCGCCGCGCGCTCTGCCCCCGGGGTCACGGGCCGGGCGCGCCCCGTTCCCGCCCGGCCTCCCGCCCAGGGTCCCTTCGTTCGTTCGGGGGAGTCGGCCCCGGGCGCCGTGCGCTCCGCCTGACCCCGACCCGCggtcccgccccccgcccggcgCCCCGGCCGCGGCACCTGCGCGCGGAGCCGCCCAGCGCGGAGCTGGTCCGACTGGTTCTGAGCAGGAAGCGGCGCCCTCGCCCTGCCGGGCCGCCCGCACACCAGCCCCGCGCCTGCCGGGCGGTCCGGGTCCGAGCGGCCGTGCGTCCGGCGCGCGGAGGCCGGGGCGGGGACCGGGGCGGCGACCGGGGCGCCCACACCCGGGGGCGCTCCCGGCGGCGAATCAGCgcgcggcgcgggcggcggggcgcCCAGGTGACCTCCCTGcgcggcggcgggggaggggcgcgcAGGTGAGGCGGCGGCCGAGTGAGCGCGTGgtcccggcggcggcggcagcatgTCCGGCAGGAAGGACTGGTCGGCGCTGTCCAGGTGAGCCCGGTGCGGGCCTGACCCCGAGGCCGGACTGGCCGCGCTGCTCCTTAGGGGTCAGAATTGGGGCCAAACTGGGGAGCCCTCGGGACAGGGTGGGGTTCCTGCTCTCCCACGGCCTCCTGTCCTCCCTTTGGGAGgggctcatgggggggggggcgcctgggGAGGGCTGGTCCCTTGGGGAGCCCCCGGTCGCACATCCCAGCTCTGGGGCCTGGGAGGTGCCCGGTGTGCCCCAGCCTCGGTCCGGAGTGGAGTCCTCCTCACGCTGGGTTTGGGCGGATGGTATCCTCTCTcctggcagggggaggagggggggcgcaTAGGATCCCCTGGGGCTGTTGAGGGTCCGAGTCTGAGAATGGCATTctgggtgcagtctgggctgggCAGCCTCAGGGTAGACGCAGTCCCTCTCTGTGCTGGCTTTCTTTGGGAGTGGAGCCCTCAGAGGGTCAGAGAAGGGGGGGCTGGTCCCCGAGGCGGCACCCCTCCTGGAGACCCCTCTCGgagctgccctgcccaccccacaagtGCCCCCATGAGCCCCTTCACCTCCTTACCccccaggaaactgaggcccaagtaattcaggcccaggcccctcctcctgggaccTGAGGCTCTAGCCAGGTAGGAGGTGGCAGCTGGACCCCTCCCAGGTGGGCACTGGAGTATTACAGGTGTGTCTCCCGGGCCTTCCCCACTAAGGTGCCccgggaccccctccccctccctttccccctcctccggGAGGTGGGGGTACAGAGCTTCTCGGGGTCTCAGGCTTGGCGTCCCCCAGCCACTCACTCccgaggggtggggcggggagcacAGTTACATGGTAGCCCGTGTGGAGGGACCCTGGGTCTGCAGGGGCAGCGAGGCCCCAAGAATGAGGGAGCCCAGAGTCTGGGAGGAGCCGGGCTGTCAGAGGTGGGACACACCCCAGGGGAGGTATGTGCTGCGGGTGGGGCCGCCCGTGGCCTTGGACTCTGCCTGTGGGTCGCTGGGCCTGGGCTGCATGTGGGTGTGTCCTGCTCTCCCAGTGGGCATACCTGTGCCTCTGTATGGGTGCTCACACATGTGTGCAGGCGTGTCTGTAGCCCGTGGAGTGGGCACACCTGTGCCTGCATGGTGCTCACACATGTGTGCAGGCGTGTCTGTGGCCTGTGGAGAGGGCGTGTCTGTGCCTGTAGGTGCGTGCTcacatgtgtgtgcaggtgtgtctgTGGCCTGTGGAGTGGGCGTGTCTGTGCCTGTAGGTGCGTGCTCACATGTGTGTGCAGGCATGTCTGTGGCCTGTGGAGTGGGCATGTCTGTGCCTGTAGGTGCGTGCTCACATGTGTGTGCAGGCCTGTCTGTGGTCTGTGGAGTGGGCGTGTCTGTGCCAGTAGGTGCGTGCTCACATGTGTGTGCAGGCGTGCCTGTGGCCTGTGCAGTGAGCAGGTGTCTGTGTGGGCGGCAGGTTCCCCCGTTGCTGAGCCTGGGACGGGGTCCGAGCCGGTTCCGTCTGGGTGTCGATGAAGACCGCAGCGTGGACCGAGCGTCGGGTTAAAAAGACCAACCAGACCCGCTTCCCGGGCGCCGGGACGGGCGTGGCTGTGAGCGCCTGCCCGGGGGGGTGTATGTGCGGTTGGCGCCGCGACTTCCCAGCTGGGcatggggtggggcctgagcttGTCCCTGCTCAGAGGGAGCCCGTCCTGCTGGGCACACGGTGTCCAGGCAGCCCTGCGGAGGCACCCTGGACGGGGccctctgccccccactcccccgccccccgccagcccgGCCCTGGGAGAGCCCGTGGGCAGCTGCCGCCAGCTGCCATCCTGACGCGGCTCCTGCCCGGCTCCTGGGAAcaagcctgggcggggggcgctgAGTCACTCAGCCATCGCTGGGAGCCGTGAGGAGGCTGTGAGGCCTGTGGCcccggcggggagctgggggaactgggggagctgggggagctgagggccgttCTGCAGCCCCCCGGCACCGGGTGGAATTCAGACGCTCCGGTGCGGGGGCCGCGGTGAGCCGCTggcgggtgcctggccagcagctCGTCCTTTCCTCCCTGGCCGGCCCGTCGTGGgcgaggctgggctgggccgggctgcGGGGGGTGAAGGTGGATTTGAGAACTCCCGGCCCAGCAGCGTGTGGTTAATCATTTTCCCACCCGGCCCCCAGCAGCTCCCCCGCTCCTGGAGCCGCCCTTGGGCTCCCCAGACACCTGTCCCCAGACCACCAGGGCCAGGAGGGGCTCGGTGACCCCCAAGGGGGACCCTCATGGTGTGCAACCCTCGGAGGCTGaggactggcccaaggtcacacggccaGTGCCTGCGTGTTCTCCCTCACACGGAGCCCTGGGGAGCCTTCACGCCTGCccctcctttaaaaaatgttgttattgatgtcagagaggaagggagagggagagagagagagacatccatgatgagagagaatcatggaccggctgcctcctgcacgccccccactgggttgtgtgccctgatcaggaatcgaaccctgacctcctgggtcataggtcgacgctcaaccactgagccacgccggccgggctcgcCTACCCCTCCTTTACCCAGAGCAGCCGGGGATCGCAGCTCTATGGGGCGGCAAAGGGGGGGTGCCTGTCCCCAAATGAAGGTGGGGCAAGGGAGGGTGTCGCAGGGAGGGGGTGGCCGTCCGCCGGTGAGCGTGGCTGGGCCGCCCGGATGGGGGAACCGcgggcccctccctgggcctggcctggagccCCAGAGGTCAGTGGGCTGGCCACGGGGTTTCCCCAAACCTGCTCTCCCGGCTGCTCCTGGGCGGGGAGCCCCACGCTCTCGGTGGCCCCCaggctccctccttcctcttcccagcTGTGGGCTCCAGGGAGGCGGTGTCTCCCGctgagggagggcggggaggggcgggggagggccggCCCAGCATCGGTTTCTGGCGTCTGGCTTTGAGGTTCTGTCCTGGGATAGAGTCTcggttcccttttttttttttagtattttaattgatttcagagagggagagagagagaaacagccatgctgagagaggatcactgaccggctgcctcctgcacgccccacactggggatggagcccgcaacccgggcctgtgccctggccggggatcgaaccctgacctcctggttcacaggtcgatgctcagccactgagccaggccggccggacTTAGGTTCTATCTTTCCCGTCACTTTCCACGCACGGTGCGTATCTGCACTGACCGCATGTGGGTGCAGCGCCCGTAGCCACCTGTAGAGGGCGCCACCGAGAGGCCGAGGTCTCCCCCTGGCCCACTGGCTGCCGTCCAGGGTCTGGGTCCCCTGGGCCTCGctgaccccgccccccactttcctccccccgcccccccccccccagcctggcccagcagTGGAGcctggaggatgaggaggagcagcagcgCGAGCGCCGGCGCCGCCACCGGAACCTCATCTCCACGTCTGAGGACGACGACAGGTCGGCCCGGTTCGGCCAGAACCAGAACGGAGGGCGGCCCGCCCCGGACAGGTGCGCGGTCAGCGTGGGGCCGGGTGGCGCATCCTTCGCGGGTCCACGTCTCAGGGCAGCCTGAGGCCGGCCCAGGGCCTGCGGCTCGGGGAGGTCAAGTgcccctccgcccccagcccctgctggaccccgcccccagcccctgctggaCCCCGCCCCCTTCACGGCTCCGCCCCTTCACGGCTCCGCCCCCTTCACGGCTCCAGGCGCTACGATTCCTCGATTCGATCTGTGAGCCGGGCTTTGCTGGGTCCTGGATGGACATGACTCCCTCGGTGCTTACAGTCTCCCCCGGACAGGCCCCCGGAACCCATTCACAGGGAGACACACTGAGTCCAAGTGTCCACAGGGGATGGTGACccacctggaggggagggggcagggccaggacgTCTGTCCGCTCTGTCAGGCTCTGTGGCCGTACTGTCCCCAcgaacccagcctgtgcccccaaACCCGGACCCTCAAATCCCCTTCTAAGGGGAGGCTGGTCTGGCCACCTCGCTTTGAGGGCCAGGAAGAGAAGGGCCCAGGGTGAACCGaatgtctccctttttttttaaaaaaaaaatatttttattgatttcagagagggagagagagagagaaatatcaatgatgagagggaatcatggatcggctgcctcctgcacgcccacccactggggatcgggcctgcaacccgggcctgtgccctgaccgggaatcgaaccctgacctcctggtccataggctgaccctcaacccctgagccacaccggccagacagGGTGCCTTGTAGAAATGACACCTCGGGCGCCCTAGGTGTGATCCTTACCTGAGTAATGGTGGGCTGTGGGGTGGCCAGGGGTCTCTCCCACCTCAGACACCACACCCTCTGACCCTCCCTCCCATCTTCTGGCCCAGGCTGCCCAGCGTGGAGGAAGCCCAGGTGCCCAGAGCACCGCCCGCATCCCCCCAAGATGAGGGCGAGGAGGTGCAGGCCATCCTCTGGACGCGGAGggagcggcggcagcggcggcaggGGGTGGAGGCCGAGGAGGGCGgggacagcctgggccctgggcaggccGTCCGGCCGCCCCTCACACCCACGAAGGAggcggccgccccgccccgccgcagACTGAGCCAGGAGAAGCAGGCACCCTGGGTCCGGGCGGAGGAGAGCGTGGCCGCCCGAGAGCCAGGGGGCCGGCCGAGGGGCGTCCCGGAGAAGCACCCTGGCTCCGAGAAGAAGCCCTCCGGCCGGGAGAAGAGGCCGAGCTCCGAGTTATCGCCCATCCCCGAGAGGAAGTCGGTGCTGGACTTGTGGGAGAAAAGACCGAGTCCGGCGAGAGCCGGCGTCTCCGAGAAGCAGCCCCTCTCAGCGAAGGCGGCAGGCTTGGAGAGGGGACGGGTGTCTGAGAAAGCGTCGATCTTTGAGAAGCCGCAGGCCTCAGGCGCAAAGCTGGTCCCAAAGAGGGCTGTGGCCCCGGAGCAGCCccaggccggggagaagcctCGGCCCGAGGAGCAGCCTCGGCCCAAGGAGAAGCCTCACCCCCAGGAGCAGCCTCAGCCCAAGGAGAAGCCTCAGTCCCAGGAGCAGCCTCGGCCCAAGGAGAAGCCTCACCCCCAGGAGCAGCCTCAGCCCAAGGAGAAGCCTCAGTCCCAGGAGCAGCCTCAGCCCAAGGAGAAGCCTCAGCCCCAGGATCAGGATCAGCCCAAGGAGAAGCCTCAGCCCGAGGAGCAGCCTCAGCCCAAGGAGAAGCCCGGGGCTCAggagcagccccaggcccaggagcaGCCCGTGGCGGGGGGAAGCCAGAGAGCGAGGGCCCACTGCCGCCTGCCCTCGGCAGAGCCAGGGGGGTGCACCCCTCCGACCGTGGCCTCCCGCCTCCGGGCCATCACACTCCAGGTGGGCAGTGCCCCCGCCCCCAGTCCTACCAGGTGCCGGTGGCTCCCTTTGCCGTCTCCCGTCCCCCATCTTCAGGCTGGCTCGGGCcgtgtcctctctctctccctgctccccgtCACCATCAGAACAGGGGACACCACGGCAGGGGCATCAGCTGGGTCACAGGAGCGAATccccgcccaggccctggccttCGGGGTCCCCCCGGGAGTCCCCCCAGCAGCTGTGCCCGGCGGCCGGGCTCCAGGGAACAGTGTCTCCCAtccccacagcagaggcaggcccaggaccccctcccccatggccccccacttcctcccgcggcttctgggctgggctgggccacctGGGGTCCCCGTGGCAGCCGGGTGACACGCCCCCTCCATCCAGGTGAAAATTCccagcaaggaggaggaggaagaggatgccTTCTCGCCCACTGGGACCACCTTCAGCAGCTCCCTCCGCAGGTCCAGCCCCAGGACGATCTCCTTCCGGGTGAGCCACCCCCGGGCACGTCCGGCCTGTCCgtgcaggcccagcccagggcaccaGCCTCCGTCACAGTGCAGAGGTCGTGGGTCCGACACCAGGAGGGCAGAGCGGGCCTCTGGGTGCCCCTGGTGGGTGGAGTTACATGAGGGCGGGTTGGGGCGTTGGACGGTGGATATGGACACGCAGGAGCGGCCCCACCTGGTGGTGCCATCCGGAACTGCAGGAAGAAAGC
This genomic interval carries:
- the LAD1 gene encoding ladinin-1, with the translated sequence MSGRKDWSALSSLAQQWSLEDEEEQQRERRRRHRNLISTSEDDDRSARFGQNQNGGRPAPDRLPSVEEAQVPRAPPASPQDEGEEVQAILWTRRERRQRRQGVEAEEGGDSLGPGQAVRPPLTPTKEAAAPPRRRLSQEKQAPWVRAEESVAAREPGGRPRGVPEKHPGSEKKPSGREKRPSSELSPIPERKSVLDLWEKRPSPARAGVSEKQPLSAKAAGLERGRVSEKASIFEKPQASGAKLVPKRAVAPEQPQAGEKPRPEEQPRPKEKPHPQEQPQPKEKPQSQEQPRPKEKPHPQEQPQPKEKPQSQEQPQPKEKPQPQDQDQPKEKPQPEEQPQPKEKPGAQEQPQAQEQPVAGGSQRARAHCRLPSAEPGGCTPPTVASRLRAITLQVKIPSKEEEEEDAFSPTGTTFSSSLRRSSPRTISFRMSPQTTNSETTLTRSASVRLPVKLGEKLERYHTAIKRSVSVKTPGSSRTEVFVAPVGVASRRHLFEKELAGQGPSRPEPASSRKENLTLSGVVTSRLNLWISRTQESGEQDPQEAKKEAAATKRTQWAKRAGSTLDAEV